One segment of Syngnathus typhle isolate RoL2023-S1 ecotype Sweden linkage group LG9, RoL_Styp_1.0, whole genome shotgun sequence DNA contains the following:
- the LOC133160244 gene encoding tubulin alpha chain, whose product MRECISMHVGQAGAQMGNACWELYCLEHGIQPDGQMPSDKTIGGGDDSFNTFFSETGAGKHVPRAIFVDLEPTVIDEVRTGTYRQLFHPEQLITGKEDAANNYARGHYTIGKEIIDLVLDRTRKLADQCTGLQGFLIFHSFGGGTGSGFTSLLMERLSVDYGKKSKLEFAVYPAPQVSTAVVEPYNSILTTHTTLEHSDCAFMVDNEAIYDICRRNLDIERPTYTNLNRLIGQIVSSITASLRFDGALNVDLTEFQTNLVPYPRIHFPLATYAPVISAEKAYHEQLSVADITNACFEPANQMVKCDPRHGKYMACCLLYRGDVVPKDVNSAIAAIKTKRTIQFVDWCPTGFKVGINYQPPTVVPGGDLAKVQRAVCMLSNTTAIAEAWARLDHKFDLMYAKRAFVHWYVGEGMEEGEFSEAREDMAALEKDYEEVGTDSIGEEDEEGEEY is encoded by the exons ATG CGTGAATGTATTTCAATGCATGTCGGCCAAGCCGGAGCCCAAATGGGCAATGCCTGTTGGGAGCTTTACTGCTTGGAACATGGCATCCAGCCAGATGGACAGATGCCCTCTGACAAGACAATTGGAGGAGGTGATGACTCATTCAACACTTTCTTCAGTGAGACCGGGGCTGGGAAACATGTGCCTCGAGCGATCTTTGTTGATCTGGAGCCCACTGTCATTG ATGAGGTGCGTACAGGTACCTACCGTCAGCTCTTCCACCCAGAACAATTAATCACAGGGAAGGAAGATGCAGCCAACAACTATGCCCGCGGGCACTACACTATTGGCAAGGAGATAATTGATTTGGTTCTGGACAGGACACGCAAGCTG GCTGATCAATGCACAGGCTTGCAGGGATTCCTCATCTTCCACTCCTTTGGCGGCGGCACTGGCTCTGGTTTCACGTCACTCCTCATGGAGCGTCTGTCTGTTGACTATGGGAAGAAGTCCAAACTTGAGTTTGCTGTCTACCCAGCACCTCAAGTGTCAACAGCAGTTGTAGAGCCCTACAATTCCATTCTGACCACTCACACCACCCTTGAGCATTCCGATTGTGCTTTCATGGTAGACAATGAAGCCATCTATGACATTTGTCGCCGAAACCTCGACATTGAAAGGCCAACCTACACTAACCTTAACAGGCTGATTGGCCAGATTGTGTCATCTATCACAGCCTCTCTTCGCTTTGATGGCGCTCTGAATGTTGATCTGACAGAGTTCCAGACCAATTTGGTGCCGTACCCTCGTATCCACTTCCCTCTAGCCACATATGCCCCAGTCATCTCTGCTGAGAAAGCCTACCATGAGCAGCTTTCTGTAGCAGACATCACCAACGCCTGCTTTGAGCCCGCCAACCAGATGGTCAAGTGCGACCCTCGTCATGGCAAATACATGGCCTGCTGTCTGCTGTATCGTGGTGATGTGGTTCCCAAAGATGTCAACTCCGCCATTGCTGCCATCAAGACCAAACGCACCATCCAGTTTGTGGATTGGTGTCCCACTGGCTTCAAAGTAGGCATCAACTACCAGCCTCCAACTGTTGTCCCTGGAGGAGATCTGGCCAAGGTGCAGAGGGCAGTGTGCATGCTGAGCAACACCACAGCCATTGCTGAAGCCTGGGCCCGCCTGGATCACAAGTTTGATCTGATGTATGCCAAGAGGGCCTTTGTGCACTGGTATGTGGGAGAGGGAATGGAGGAAGGAGAGTTCTCAGAGGCCAGAGAGGATATGGCTGCCCTGGAGAAGGATTATGAAGAAGTTGGTACTGACAGCATTGGTGAAGAGGATGAAGAGGGAGAAGAGTACTGA